A portion of the Vulpes vulpes isolate BD-2025 chromosome 5, VulVul3, whole genome shotgun sequence genome contains these proteins:
- the LOC140598957 gene encoding APC membrane recruitment protein 3-like isoform X2, whose translation MELKRGKTFIKSSLQISHEKPSDPAATALTMEDAGPRSVSPGGQQQPQSERAPQVSPSTQGYDRYPSKGAEPEPEVGAAAFCGATFKLVRKSKTHESVPGAGRASTATGQLVGSTSFPGPSSSQRMIDYRHFVPQMPFVPAVAKSIPRKRISLKRPKKCFRNLFHIRRNKTENLASLVTKGESLSSSRGPSENGGQPGKAFFPLGEGLGPDSLCQDLSDSELLLPDSSFDLCRALCEDVASLKSFDSLTGCGEIFADESSVPSLELNEGLESPAQVSQALENKVLRGPFQGSVEQLASPAQNEMSDFAKFWDSVNHSVRQQHHALLGPWLGTDTDRPRLDAAGLAELPLCPCRDPYSGSKASSIDTGTPKSEQPESVSTSDEGYYDSFSPGLEEDKKEALSPGTRSAVFPRDSYSGDALYELFYDPSEGPVGPSLDDDLCVSESLSGPALGAPLSMCSFHVGAEENLAPAPGPDVLSQGFLQSSWKGKECLLKLCDTELAITMGIINWLRRGPELRTPPASAPGETATSPRGQAEKLGAGSEKKDSDPGKQESRGVGASDANRTTVGLAPSRRELWAHSGTKGPLARESKGLAGPKQGTSSLSRDPSLECVQVSGEGGTQGCHESLFSVGSAASAATDTNRKNKLPNPWPGFQESRPPGNLECFQGPWRSGPGGSTFNVEPSLTGCVAQVAALQIHSDCQSPTTQPPRQDTSSGLCRQPQARSPEILQQKQLNSFPNMSVVCGLPSLASPLHSPQDQRCLGHILDLSRLRVEPTRMDTQAHRASTEDQPPQLSSRAVNQVAHRNQLGS comes from the coding sequence ATGGAACTGAAGAGAGGAAAGACCTTCATTAAATCCAGCCTGCAGATTTCCCACGAGAAACCCTCAGACCCAGCAGCTACTGCTCTGACCATGGAGGATGCAGGTCCCCGGTCAGTCTCACCAGGAGGGCAACAGCAGCCCCAGAGTGAGAGGGCCCCACAGGTTAGTCCCAGCACCCAAGGGTATGACAGATACCCCAGTAAGGGAGCAGAGCCAGAACCTGAGGTGGGGGCTGCAGCCTTCTGTGGGGCCACCTTCAAACTGGTGCGAAAGAGTAAGACTCATGAGAGTGTGCCTGGGGCTGGCAGGGCGAGCACGGCCACAGGGCAGCTGGTGGGCAGCACAAGCTTCCCAGGGCCCTCCAGCAGCCAGCGCATGATTGATTACCGCCACTTTGTGCCCCAGATGCCCTTTGTGCCAGCCGTGGCCAAGAGCATCCCAAGGAAGAGGATCTCCCTGAAACGACCTAAGAAGTGCTTTCGGAACCTATTCCACATTCGCAGAAACAAGACTGAGAACTTGGCCTCACTGGTGACCAAGGGGGAGAGCCTGTCCTCCTCTAGGGGCCCATCAGAGAATGGGGGGCAGCCAGGCAAAGCCTTCTTCCCCTTAGGTGAGGGGCTGGGGCCAGACAGCCTGTGTCAGGACCTATCTGACAGTGAGCTCCTCCTGCCTGATTCTTCCTTTGACCTCTGCAGGGCCCTTTGTGAGGATGTGGCCTCTCTCAAGAGCTTTGACTCTCTCACAGGCTGTGGGGAGATCTTTGCAGATGAAAGCTCAGTACCATCCCTGGAGCTGAATGAGGGCCTGGAGAGCCCAGCCCAAGTATCACAGGCCCTTGAAAACAAGGTTCTGAGGGGTCCCTTCCAGGGCAGCGTGGAACAGCTGGCATCACCTGCCCAAAATGAGATGTCTGACTTTGCCAAGTTCTGGGACAGTGTGAATCACTCTGTGAGGCAGCAGCACCATGCCCTACTGGGCCCATGGCTGGGGACAGACACAGATCGGCCCAGGCTAGATGCTGCTGGGCTTGCTGAGCTCCCCCTGTGTCCCTGCAGAGACCCCTACAGTGGTTCGAAAGCCAGCTCCATAGACACAGGCACCCCTAAGAGTGAACAGCCGGAATCTGTGTCCACAAGTGATGAGGGCTACTATGACTCCTTCTCACCTGGCCTTGAGGAAGACAAGAAGGAGGCTTTGAGCCCAGGCACACGTTCAGCTGTCTTCCCCCGGGACAGCTACAGCGGAGACGCCCTCTATGAACTCTTCTATGACCCCAGTGAGGGTCCTGTTGGCCCAAGCCTGGATGATGACCTATGTGTGTCTGAGAGTCTGTCAGGGCCAGCACTAGGAGCACCGCTGTCCATGTGCAGCTTCCATGTGGGGGCGGAGGAGAACTTGGCCCCAGCACCAGGCCCAGACGTACTCAGCCAGGGCTTTTTGCAAAGTTCCTGGAAGGGCAAGGAGTGTCTGCTAAAGCTCTGTGACACTGAGCTTGCCATCACCATGGGCATTATCAACTGGCTTCGCCGTGGCCCTGAGCTCCGTACCCCACCTGCCTCAGCCCCTGGGGAAACTGCAACCTCACCcagggggcaggcagagaagcTAGGAGCTGGCTCTGAGAAAAAGGACTCAGATCCAGGGAAGCAGGAGAGCAGGGGGGTTGGGGCTTCAGATGCAAATAGAACCACTGTGGGTTTAGCACCCAGCAGGCGGGAGCTGTGGGCACATTCGGGTACCAAGGGCCCACTTGCTAGAGAGAGCAAGGGCCTAGCAGGACCCAAACAAGGAACCAGCAGTCTGTCCAGGGACCCATCTCTGGAATGTGTACAGGTctctggggaaggagggacaCAAGGCTGCCATGAAAGCCTGTTCTCTGTGGGGTCTGCAGCCTCTGCAGCAACAGACACTAACCGCAAAAACAAGCTCCCAAACCCTTGGCCTGGCTTCCAGGAGTCCAGGCCACCTGGGAATCTGGAGTGTTTCCAAGGTCCTTGGAGGTCAGGTCCTGGAGGAAGCACCTTTAATGTAGAGCCTTCCCTGACAGGCTGTGTGGCCCAGGTTGCAGCCCTGCAGATCCACTCAGACTGCCAGTCCCCTACTACACAGCCCCCAAGGCAGGACACAAGCAGTGGGCTCTGTAGGCAGCCTCAGGCCAGGAGCCCTGAAATTCTCCAGCAGAAACAACTTAACAGCTTCCCTAACATGTCAGTTGTGTGTGGCCTGCCCTCCCTGGCTAGTCCACTCCATAGCCCACAGGACCAGAGGTGCCTAGGCCACATCCTAGACCTTAGCCGGCTCAGGGTTGAGCCCACAAGGATGGATACCCAGGCTCATCGTGCCTCTACGGAGGATCAGCCCCCGCAGCTCAGTTCAAGGGCTGTGAATCAGGTGGCACATAGGAATCAGCTGGGCTCATAG
- the LOC140598957 gene encoding APC membrane recruitment protein 3-like isoform X1 codes for MIAPVFSAWSTGSMELKRGKTFIKSSLQISHEKPSDPAATALTMEDAGPRSVSPGGQQQPQSERAPQVSPSTQGYDRYPSKGAEPEPEVGAAAFCGATFKLVRKSKTHESVPGAGRASTATGQLVGSTSFPGPSSSQRMIDYRHFVPQMPFVPAVAKSIPRKRISLKRPKKCFRNLFHIRRNKTENLASLVTKGESLSSSRGPSENGGQPGKAFFPLGEGLGPDSLCQDLSDSELLLPDSSFDLCRALCEDVASLKSFDSLTGCGEIFADESSVPSLELNEGLESPAQVSQALENKVLRGPFQGSVEQLASPAQNEMSDFAKFWDSVNHSVRQQHHALLGPWLGTDTDRPRLDAAGLAELPLCPCRDPYSGSKASSIDTGTPKSEQPESVSTSDEGYYDSFSPGLEEDKKEALSPGTRSAVFPRDSYSGDALYELFYDPSEGPVGPSLDDDLCVSESLSGPALGAPLSMCSFHVGAEENLAPAPGPDVLSQGFLQSSWKGKECLLKLCDTELAITMGIINWLRRGPELRTPPASAPGETATSPRGQAEKLGAGSEKKDSDPGKQESRGVGASDANRTTVGLAPSRRELWAHSGTKGPLARESKGLAGPKQGTSSLSRDPSLECVQVSGEGGTQGCHESLFSVGSAASAATDTNRKNKLPNPWPGFQESRPPGNLECFQGPWRSGPGGSTFNVEPSLTGCVAQVAALQIHSDCQSPTTQPPRQDTSSGLCRQPQARSPEILQQKQLNSFPNMSVVCGLPSLASPLHSPQDQRCLGHILDLSRLRVEPTRMDTQAHRASTEDQPPQLSSRAVNQVAHRNQLGS; via the exons ATGATTGCTCCAGTATTTT CAGCTTGGAGCACTGGCAGCATGGAACTGAAGAGAGGAAAGACCTTCATTAAATCCAGCCTGCAGATTTCCCACGAGAAACCCTCAGACCCAGCAGCTACTGCTCTGACCATGGAGGATGCAGGTCCCCGGTCAGTCTCACCAGGAGGGCAACAGCAGCCCCAGAGTGAGAGGGCCCCACAGGTTAGTCCCAGCACCCAAGGGTATGACAGATACCCCAGTAAGGGAGCAGAGCCAGAACCTGAGGTGGGGGCTGCAGCCTTCTGTGGGGCCACCTTCAAACTGGTGCGAAAGAGTAAGACTCATGAGAGTGTGCCTGGGGCTGGCAGGGCGAGCACGGCCACAGGGCAGCTGGTGGGCAGCACAAGCTTCCCAGGGCCCTCCAGCAGCCAGCGCATGATTGATTACCGCCACTTTGTGCCCCAGATGCCCTTTGTGCCAGCCGTGGCCAAGAGCATCCCAAGGAAGAGGATCTCCCTGAAACGACCTAAGAAGTGCTTTCGGAACCTATTCCACATTCGCAGAAACAAGACTGAGAACTTGGCCTCACTGGTGACCAAGGGGGAGAGCCTGTCCTCCTCTAGGGGCCCATCAGAGAATGGGGGGCAGCCAGGCAAAGCCTTCTTCCCCTTAGGTGAGGGGCTGGGGCCAGACAGCCTGTGTCAGGACCTATCTGACAGTGAGCTCCTCCTGCCTGATTCTTCCTTTGACCTCTGCAGGGCCCTTTGTGAGGATGTGGCCTCTCTCAAGAGCTTTGACTCTCTCACAGGCTGTGGGGAGATCTTTGCAGATGAAAGCTCAGTACCATCCCTGGAGCTGAATGAGGGCCTGGAGAGCCCAGCCCAAGTATCACAGGCCCTTGAAAACAAGGTTCTGAGGGGTCCCTTCCAGGGCAGCGTGGAACAGCTGGCATCACCTGCCCAAAATGAGATGTCTGACTTTGCCAAGTTCTGGGACAGTGTGAATCACTCTGTGAGGCAGCAGCACCATGCCCTACTGGGCCCATGGCTGGGGACAGACACAGATCGGCCCAGGCTAGATGCTGCTGGGCTTGCTGAGCTCCCCCTGTGTCCCTGCAGAGACCCCTACAGTGGTTCGAAAGCCAGCTCCATAGACACAGGCACCCCTAAGAGTGAACAGCCGGAATCTGTGTCCACAAGTGATGAGGGCTACTATGACTCCTTCTCACCTGGCCTTGAGGAAGACAAGAAGGAGGCTTTGAGCCCAGGCACACGTTCAGCTGTCTTCCCCCGGGACAGCTACAGCGGAGACGCCCTCTATGAACTCTTCTATGACCCCAGTGAGGGTCCTGTTGGCCCAAGCCTGGATGATGACCTATGTGTGTCTGAGAGTCTGTCAGGGCCAGCACTAGGAGCACCGCTGTCCATGTGCAGCTTCCATGTGGGGGCGGAGGAGAACTTGGCCCCAGCACCAGGCCCAGACGTACTCAGCCAGGGCTTTTTGCAAAGTTCCTGGAAGGGCAAGGAGTGTCTGCTAAAGCTCTGTGACACTGAGCTTGCCATCACCATGGGCATTATCAACTGGCTTCGCCGTGGCCCTGAGCTCCGTACCCCACCTGCCTCAGCCCCTGGGGAAACTGCAACCTCACCcagggggcaggcagagaagcTAGGAGCTGGCTCTGAGAAAAAGGACTCAGATCCAGGGAAGCAGGAGAGCAGGGGGGTTGGGGCTTCAGATGCAAATAGAACCACTGTGGGTTTAGCACCCAGCAGGCGGGAGCTGTGGGCACATTCGGGTACCAAGGGCCCACTTGCTAGAGAGAGCAAGGGCCTAGCAGGACCCAAACAAGGAACCAGCAGTCTGTCCAGGGACCCATCTCTGGAATGTGTACAGGTctctggggaaggagggacaCAAGGCTGCCATGAAAGCCTGTTCTCTGTGGGGTCTGCAGCCTCTGCAGCAACAGACACTAACCGCAAAAACAAGCTCCCAAACCCTTGGCCTGGCTTCCAGGAGTCCAGGCCACCTGGGAATCTGGAGTGTTTCCAAGGTCCTTGGAGGTCAGGTCCTGGAGGAAGCACCTTTAATGTAGAGCCTTCCCTGACAGGCTGTGTGGCCCAGGTTGCAGCCCTGCAGATCCACTCAGACTGCCAGTCCCCTACTACACAGCCCCCAAGGCAGGACACAAGCAGTGGGCTCTGTAGGCAGCCTCAGGCCAGGAGCCCTGAAATTCTCCAGCAGAAACAACTTAACAGCTTCCCTAACATGTCAGTTGTGTGTGGCCTGCCCTCCCTGGCTAGTCCACTCCATAGCCCACAGGACCAGAGGTGCCTAGGCCACATCCTAGACCTTAGCCGGCTCAGGGTTGAGCCCACAAGGATGGATACCCAGGCTCATCGTGCCTCTACGGAGGATCAGCCCCCGCAGCTCAGTTCAAGGGCTGTGAATCAGGTGGCACATAGGAATCAGCTGGGCTCATAG